The Apium graveolens cultivar Ventura chromosome 6, ASM990537v1, whole genome shotgun sequence genome contains a region encoding:
- the LOC141664723 gene encoding uncharacterized protein LOC141664723 — MEKDWISKERDSLEYEVGVENFLIYAEENCKNPKKIPCPCCKCVNFKKFPVKVIRGHLYENGFSLGYIDWIWHRSKTGRSSVGSTVPPHEEEQNADAFKSAFEAASEAAAASEAAAAGASQAAVVCEAAYRNPGGKSGGDDYDKDSHDFKRFVADAQQPLFEGSDFTKLDSVLKLHNWKARFGVSDSAFSDLLSTVGSFLPQDNALPVNTYEANKTLSNLGLEYTKFHACPNECVLYRGVNETASECPECKLSRWKVGKDGRERYKIPAKVMWYFPIIPRFKRMFKSSSTAELLTWHSNQRIHDGQMRHPADSPSWRNIDYRWPAFGSEPRNLRLAFSADGIKPHNNGLTNRYSCWPVVLVTYNLPPWLCMKRKFMMLTILVSGPHEPGNNLDVFLQPLVDDLKKLWEEGEPNVYDAFTKTFFTLRATLLWTINDFPTYGNLSGCVNKGYLGCPVCGDDTVANYLPYSRKICYQGHCRYLPRHHPYRKKKAAFNGQQEFGQPRQPLFRQEVLAQQEKNKFSYGKEVKKSKKVDCAWKKKSVFFELEYWKFHHVRHCLDIMHIEKNVCDSLVGTLLNLKHKSKDSEASRLDMMEMGVRTDLAPEVGEKRTYLPPSSFTLTKAEKRKVLKSLSSMKLPYGHSSNIRNCVSMADLKIFGMKSHDCHVLLQQLLPVAIRSVLPKNVRVSIIRLCFSFNTLCNKIVDVSKLDKLQADVVLTLCELEKIFPPSFFDIMIHLIVHLVRELHLCGPVFYRWMYPFERFNKVLKSYVRNRYFPEGCIAEAYLKEESVEFCAEFSRNSLTTAGLPKDQGKLSGPLSAATVKSVEEKERDEAHLHVLLNNSEVFPYVK; from the coding sequence ATGGAGAAAGATTGGATTTCAAAAGAGAGGGATTCGTTGGAATACGAAGTCGGGGTTGAAAATTTTTTGATTTACGccgaagaaaattgtaaaaatccTAAAAAAATACCTTGCCCCTGCTGTAAATGtgttaatttcaaaaaatttccgGTCAAAGTAATAAGGGGTCATCTCTACGAGAATGGTTTTAGTCTTGGGTATattgattggatttggcataGATCCAAGACTGGTAGGTCGTCTGTTGGTAGCACAGTGCCTCCTCATGAAGAGGAGCAGAATGCAGATGCATTTAAATCAGCCTTTGAAGCTGCATCAGAAGCGGCTGCTGCATCGGAAGCGGCGGCTGCTGGTGCTTCACAAGCTGCTGTGGTTTGTGAAGCAGCATATCGTAATCCGGGGGGTAAATCAGGGGGCGATGACTACGATAAAGACTCGCATGATTTTAAGAGGTTTGTGGCCGATGCTCAACAACCTTTATTTGAGGGCAGCGACTTCACAAAATTAGATTCGGTGTTAAAATTACATAACTGGAAAGCGAGATTCGGTGTGAGTGATAGCGCATTTAGCGATCTTCTCTCTACAGTTGGCTCATTCCTACCTCAGGATAATGCATTACCTGTTAACACATATGAAGCAAATAAGACTCTTTCGAATTTAGGCCTCGAGTATACAAAATTCCACGCGTGTCCCAATGAATGTGTTCTATACAGGGGTGTAAATGAGACTGCTTCGGAGTGTCCAGAGTGCAAGCTATCTCGCTGGAAGGTGGGTAAGGATGGTAGAGAAAGGTATAAAATCCCGGCAAAAGTTATGTGGTACTTTCCGATCATCCCGAGATTTAAACGAATGTTTAAATCTTCTTCGACAGCTGAGTTGTTGACATGGCATTCcaaccaaagaattcatgatgGCCAGATGCGCCACCCTGCCGACTCTCCTTCTTGGCGGAATATCGATTACAGGTGGCCTGCCTTCGGAAGTGAGCCAAGAAATCTTCGACTAGCTTTTTCGGCTGATGGTATTAAACCACATAACAATGGGCTGACTAATCGGTATTCTTGTTGGCCGGTAGTATTGGTAACATATAATCTTCCTCCGTGGTTATGTATGAAGAGGAAATTTATGATGTTAACTATATTGGTCTCCGGTCCACATGAACCAGGTAACAACCTTGATGTGTTCTTACAACCGTTAGTTGATGATTTGAAAAAACTTTGGGAAGAAGGTGAACCGAATGTATACGATGCCTTCACAAAAACTTTTTTCACTTTAAGGGCGACTTTGTTATGGACGATTAACGATTTCCCGACATATGGTAATTTGTCTGGCTGTGTCAACAAGGGTTATTTGGGTTGTCCAGTGTGTGGTGATGATACCGTTGCTAACTATTTACCTTATAGTAGGAAAATATGTTACCAAGGTCATTGTCGGTATTTGCCTAGGCATCATCCATACAGGAAGAAGAAGGCAGCCTTTAATGGTCAACAAGAGTTTGGACAGCCAAGGCAACCCCTTTTCAGACAAGAGGTGTTGGCACaacaagaaaaaaataaattttcttATGGAAAGGAAGTAAAGAAGTCGAAGAAGGTGGACTGTGCTTGGAAGAAGAAGTCAGTATTTTTTGAGTTGGAATACTGGAAATTCCATCACGTTCGTCACTGCCTCGATATTATGCATATTGAGAAAAATGTGTGCGATAGTCTAGTTGGGACGTTACTGAATTTAAAACACAAGTCCAAAGATAGTGAGGCATCTCGGCTAGATATGATGGAAATGGGGGTTAGAACTGATTTAGCTCCAGAAGTAGGAGAAAAAAGAACTTATCTGCCTCCTTCTAGTTTTACTCTAACAAAAGCTGAAAAAAGAAAAGTGTTGAAATCACTCTCATCAATGAAGTTGCCATATGGGCATTCCTCAAACATCAGAAATTGTGTATCCATGGCAGATTTAAAGATATTTGGGATGAAGTCTCACGACTGCCATGTACTCCTTCAACAATTACTCCCGGTCGCAATTCGTTCTGTACTTCCGAAGAATGTTAGAGTTAGCATAATAAGACTCTGCTTCTCTTTCAACACTTTGTGCAACAAAATTGTTGACGTATCAAAACTTGATAAATTGCAAGCTGATGTGGTATTAACCTTATGTGAGCTCGAAAAAATATTTCCGCCTTCTTTTTTTGATATAATGATACATCTAATAGTACACCTGGTCAGGGAATTGCATTTATGTGGACCAGTTTTCTATAGATGGATGTATCCATTTGAGCGTTTTAATAAAGTGTTGAAAAGTTACGTGCGAAACCGTTATTTTCCAGAAGGTTGTATAGCCGAAGCATACTTGAAAGAAGAATCTGTAGAATTTTGTGCTGAGTTTTCTAGAAATAGTTTGACAACTGCCGGACTTCCGAAGGACCAAGGCAaactttctggtccattatcggCTGCAACAGTTAAATCTGTTGAAGAGAAAGAACGAGATGAGGCGCATTTACACGTCCTCTTAAACAACAGTGAAGTGTTTCCATATGTTAAGTAA
- the LOC141664724 gene encoding uncharacterized protein LOC141664724: protein MVELGQFEVDYKPRTAIKGQALTDFVLEFPPHQEVEPEALAVIPSTEEVGLENQNSAPWWSLFVDGASNGDGAGAGIELVSPEAHKIRRATHLAFRATNNDAEYEALINGLKLALEMKVENLNVYSDSMIVVYQINEGYQAKGPRTELYLKCAQRIIARFNEVRLELIPRGQNEGADELAKLGSRREATLLGAVPLDIQRQPNVPEHEVANLNDNLRPTWMTPILAYIREGSLPDEKNEARRIKYKATRYVIYDGVLYRRGFNVPLLKCIDGDECNYILREVHEGICGNHSGVALLLRKSSVKVIIGQR from the coding sequence ATGGTTGAGCTCGGCCAATTCGAGGTGGATTACAAGCCAAGGACCGCAATCAAAGGCCAAGCCCTGACCGATTTTGTGCTAGAATTCCCTCCACATCAAGAAGTAGAGCCGGAAGCCCTTGCTGTCATACCCAGCACAGAAGAAGTTGGGCTGGAGAACCAAAATAGTGCCCCATGGTGGAGCCTATTCGTGGATGGAGCCTCTAATGGTGATGGAGCAGGAGCTGGAATTGAGCTAGTTAGCCCAGAGGCGCACAAGATCAGGCGGGCGACACATCTGGCCTTTCGTGCAACCAACAACGATGCCGAGTATGAGGCCCTGATCAACGGTCTCAAGCTAGCTTTGGAAATGAAGGTGGAGAATTTAAATGTGTATAGTGACTCCATGATTGTGGTTTATCAGATAAACGAGGGGTATCAAGCTAAGGGGCCGAGAACGGAGCTTTATCTGAAGTGCGCACAGAGGATAATCGCAAGGTTTAATGAGGTGAGGCTGGAATTAATCCCACGCGGGCAGAACGAAGGCGCGGACGAGCTAGCCAAACTCGGCTCGCGCCGCGAGGCCACCTTGCTAGGAGCCGTGCCCCTTGATATACAGAGGCAGCCTAATGTGCCCGAGCACGAGGTGGCCAACCTCAATGATAACCTCCGCCCCACATGGATGACACCTATCTTAGCCTACATAAGAGAAGGATCACTCCCGGACGAGAAGAATGAGGCAAGAAGAATAAAATACAAGGCAACCCGCTATGTGATATACGATGGGGTCCTATATAGAAGAGGGTTCAATGTTCCCCTCCTCAAATGCATAGATGGGGATGAATGCAATTATATCCTAAGGGAAGTACACGAGGgcatttgtggcaatcactcgggggtagctctcttgctcagaaaatcctccGTCAAGGTTATTATTGGTCAACGCTAA
- the LOC141664726 gene encoding uncharacterized protein LOC141664726 produces the protein MEREKRGPPASTAPSPFTAAIRSSPLPRVFRHNPDLLFNGEADPAEYLIQFNTEMEVYQVPEMTHCRLFAASLRGSAQQWFSKLGPASIRTWRQLEDLFVRQFQSTLYYSPPVATLANIKQREGEPLEEYFRRFNTEVPKMRGASEETIKNFLIAGLKEGSKFWKSLQASETRTLAEFYEQAEPFKRVEKSMRELKISESYREKRDRSLSPDERRKTYRRSSSPNKSSRGKETNKDSGKPYTNKWQMHTPLVASIDHIYANYVGKGVCRKATPLTDYNKRDTSKYCAYHEATGHDTADCRQLKDEIETLIRQGKLTEWVVKEVQKHMTDYHTVPPPPPEDKERAARASSIHIILGGSHIGGDSRKAMNRYAREAKDKPLTNVNHLSQRPPKLFEREADDIVFRENDAKWVHYPHTDALVIKMKIGTVNVHREMVDTGSSADVLTYDAFKKLGLLDREPTSTGGHLYGFTGNSIGVKGTIRLPVTIGEEPHVATQITMFTVVDQPCAYNVIVVMPLMRAMRMVTSIHHMTIKFPTPTGVGSLKSCQHESRVYYNQALRAAEVGNASKEMVEPSEGNVLMEEAKGRKRVRPEGHETCNLISSEELPENYFEHMGIQVEPCPGVLLIEASQPMMSMQEGIVEEASDEEESPKQIASILRKGKWAREEITTTMDLPNGITRTVTTTSERLINPARAHQPEPEDMGGLTIT, from the coding sequence ATGGAGCGAGAGAAGAGAGGGCCCCCGGCCTCAACTGCCCCCTCTCCGTTTACCGCTGCTATTCGATCATCCCCCCTACCTCGGGTATTTAGGCACAACCCTGACCTTCTATTCAACGGCGAAGCCGATCCGGCGGAATACCTTATACAATTTAACACCGAGATGGAAGTCTATCAGGTGCCGGAGATGACCCATTGTAGGCTCTTCGCAGCATCACTCAGAGgtagtgcccaacaatggttctccaagttgggACCGGCTAGCATAAGGACTTGGCGGCAATTGGAGGACTTATTCGTCAGACAATTTCAGTCCACCCTCTACTACTCACCTCCTGTGGCCACATTAGCCAACATCAAGCAAAGGGAGGGGGAGCCCCTGGAAGAATACTTTCGTCGGTTCAACACCGAAGTTCCCAAGATGAGGGGAGCCAGCGAGGAAACCATCAAGAATTTCTTGATTGCAGGGTTGAAAGAAGGGTCAAAATTCTGGAAGAGCCTCCAGGCGAGTGAGACGAGAACCTTGGCCGAGTTCTATGAGCAAGCTGAACCCTTTAAGAGGGTAGAGAAGTCAATGAGGGAGCTAAAAATCAGCGAAAGCTATCGAGAAAAGAGAGACCGATCCTTGAGCCCTGACGAGAGGAGAAAGACATATCGGCGTAGTTCAAGCCCCAACAAGTCTTCCCGAGGTAAAGAGACAAACAAAGATTCAGGGAAACCTTATACAAACAAATGGCAGATGCATACCCCTCTGGTAGCCTCTATTGACCACATATATGCTAACTATGTTGGGAAGGGGGTATGCAGAAAGGCAACCCCTCTCACAGACTACAACAAGAGGGATACTTCGAAGTATTGCGCATACCATGAGGCCACGGGGCATGATACAGCCGATTGCAgacaattgaaggatgaaatcGAGACGCTGATAAGACAAGGGAAGCTTACAGAGTGGGTTGTTAAGGAGGTTCAGAAGCACATGACTGATTATCATACCGTCCCTCCTCCACCCCCAGAAGACAAAGAGAGGGCAGCTCGGGCGAGTAGCATTCATATTATCTTAGGCGGGTCTCACATAGGTGGAGATAGCCGTAAGGCAATGAACAGATATGCTCGAGAAGCAAAGGATAAACCCCTCACCAACGTCAACCATCTGAGCCAAAGGCCCCCGAAGCTCTTTGAAAGGGAGGCCGATGACATCGTGTTTAGGGAAAACGATGCCAAATGGGTGCATTACCCTCATACAGATGCCTTGGTCATAAAAATGAAAATTGGGACGGTGAATGTTCATCGGGAAATGGTTGATACCGGGAGCTCGGCTGATGTTCTGACTTATGATGCCTTCAAGAAGCTAGGATTGTTGGATAGAGAACCAACTTCGACAGGTGGACACCTGTACGGGTTCACGGGAAACTCGATCGGAGTGAAAGGGACAATTCGGCTCCCGGTGACCATCGGAGAAGAGCCTCATGTGGCCACCCAGATTACTATGTTTACAGTTGTAGACCAGCCTTGTGCCTACAACGTCATAGTAGTCATGCCCCTtatgagggcaatgaggatggtgacctcgatcCATCACATGACGATAAAATTCCCAACTCCCACGGGGGTAGGATCCTTGAAAAGCTGTCAACACGAATCAAGGGTCTACTACAATCAGGCACTTAGGGCGGCCGAGGTAGGAAATGCATCAAAGGAGATGGTCGAACCAAGTGAAGGCAATGTCCTCATGGAAGAGGCTAAGGGCAGGAAGAGAGTACGCCCCGAGGGGCACGAGACTTGTAACCTGATTTCAAGCGAAGAATTGCCCGAGAACTATTTCGAGCATATGGGGATTCAGGTGGAGCCGTGCCCAGGGGTCCTGCTAATAGAAGCCTCTCAGCCCATGATGTCAATGCAAGAAGGGATTGTGGAAGAGgcaagtgatgaagaagagagcccAAAACAAATCGCCTCAATACTCAGGAAAGGGAAGTGGGCACGCGAAGAAATAACAACCACTATGGATCTGCCTAACGGGATCACTCGCACTGTCACTACAACCTCTGAACGCCTGATAAATCCGGCCCGAGCTCACCAGCCTGAGCCCGAGGATATGGGAGGTTTGACAATCACATAA